A stretch of Strix aluco isolate bStrAlu1 chromosome 16, bStrAlu1.hap1, whole genome shotgun sequence DNA encodes these proteins:
- the LOC141930995 gene encoding prolactin-releasing peptide receptor-like gives MAHALLPNDSWQNGSAPLFTGLDLLLELKPLFIPLYATLVAVACTGNLFLILLIALTKKLHCTTNFLIGNLAAADFIMCLACVPLTVSYAFEERGWLFGMFMCYFITLMQAATVFVSVLSLTAIAIDRYVVVAYPIRRRISRRACICLVACIWLLSITASVPTALHTHYLDLNAIGHNMIICEEFWKHEERERLLYSCLMLLLSYVLPLLAVSVSFCAITYRLRRRNIPGAAYPCQDKWTKTKQKTFRVLTVSVVCFAVCWLPLQVVNFIRDIDEEFTILDKRYVNVIQVSCHLIAMSSACYNPFIYASLHDKFWFHLSSYFYRKKKSSSGLSCKASRFNTCSTLADAPTGVSDKIALQTRLS, from the coding sequence ATGGCACACGCGCTGTTGCCCAATGACTCCTGGCAGAATGGCTCAGCCCCTCTCTTCACTGGCCTGGACCTCCTCCTGGAGCTGAAGCCCCTCTTCATCCCGCTCTACGCCACGCTGGTGGCAGTGGCGTGCACGGGGaacctcttcctcatcctcctcatcgcGCTCACCAAGAAGCTGCACTGCACCACCAATTTCCTGATCGGGAACCTGGCGGCGGCCGATTTCATCATGTGCCTCGCCTGCGTCCCCCTCACCGTCTCCTACGCCTTCGAGGAGCGGGGCTGGCTCTTCGGGATGTTCATGTGTTACTTCATCACCTTGATGCAGGCTGCCACCGTCTTCGTCTCCGTGCTGTCGCTCACCGCCATCGCCATCGACCGGTACGTGGTGGTGGCGTACCCCATTCGCAGGAGGATAAGCCGCCGGGCCTGCATCTGCCTTGTGGCCTGCATTTGGTTACTCTCCATCACGGCCTCTGTCCCCACGGCGCTGCACACCCACTACTTGGATCTCAACGCCATCGGCCACAACATGATCATCTGTGAAGAGTTTTGGAAGCACGAAGAGAGAGAGCGGCTCCTGTACTCATGCCTGATGCTTCTCTTGTCCTACGTGCTCCCACTTTTGGCGGTGTCGGTCTCCTTCTGTGCCATCACCTACCGCTTGCGGAGGAGGAACATCCCGGGCGCTGCCTATCCCTGCCAAGACAAATGGACCAAAACGAAGCAGAAGACCTTCCGGGTGCTGACCGTGTCGGTGGTGTGCTTTGCTGTCTGCTGGCTGCCCCTCCAGGTGGTGAACTTCATCAGAGACATCGATGAGGAGTTCACCATCCTGGACAAGAGGTACGTCAACGTCATCCAGGTGTCGTGTCACCTGATTGCCATGAGCTCTGCCTGCTACAACCCCTTCATCTATGCCTCCCTCCACGACAAGTTCTGGTTCCACCTCAGCAGCTACTTCTACCGCAAGAAGAAGAGCTCCAGCGGTCTGTCCTGCAAGGCTTCTCGCTTCAATACCTGCTCCACCCTAGCAGATGCTCCCACCGGGGTCTCGGACAAGATAGCTTTGCAAACGAGATTATCTTGA
- the CHST14 gene encoding carbohydrate sulfotransferase 14, translating into MFPRPPFPAEGRRAGAAGRSRARGAGGGTVLLPSMLMFGVILASSGLLLMIEKGILAEVKPLPLHPAAGELSRRGGGGEGGPGDLESEVLRDIRNRTIRAVCGQPAMPRSVWELPAGQRRTVLRHLLVSDKYRFLYCYVPKVACSNWKRILKVLDGALESVNVKLKMDHKSDLVFLGDMKPDEISYRLKNYYKFIFVRNPVERLLSAYRNKFGEIKEYQQKYGVEIVRRYRKNGGSSAGDDVTFSEFLRYLLDEEVERMNEHWMPIYNLCQPCAVRYDFIGSYERLNADADYVLEQVQSPSFIRFPERQSWYKPVTAETLHYYLCNTQRRLIKELLQKYILDFSLFAYPLPNITSEFCRQ; encoded by the coding sequence ATGTTCCCCCGGCCGCCCTTCCCCGCCGagggccggcgggcgggagccgcGGGCCGCAgccgggcgcggggcgcgggcggcgggacGGTGCTGCTGCCCTCCATGCTGATGTTCGGCGTGATCCTGGCCTCCAGCGGGCTGCTCCTCATGATCGAGAAGGGCATCCTGGCCGAGGTGAAGCCGCTGCCGCTGCACCCGGCGGCGGGGGAGCTCTcccggcgaggcggcggcggtgaGGGGGGCCCCGGCGACCTGGAATCCGAGGTGCTGCGGGACATCCGCAACCGGACGATCCGCGCCGTCTGCGGGCAGCCGGCCATGCCCCGCAGCGTCTGGGAGCTgccggccgggcagcggcggacGGTCCTCCGGCACCTCCTGGTCAGCGACAAGTACCGCTTCTTGTACTGCTACGTGCCCAAGGTGGCCTGCTCCAACTGGAAGCGCATCCTGAAGGTGCTGGACGGGGCGCTGGAGAGCGTCAACGTCAAGCTGAAGATGGACCACAAGAGCGACCTGGTGTTCCTGGGGGACATGAAGCCGGACGAGATCAGCTACCGCCTGAAGAACTACTACAAGTTCATCTTCGTGCGGAACCCGGTGGAGAGGCTGCTCTCGGCCTACCGGAATAAGTTTGGAGAGATCAAGGAGTACCAGCAGAAGTACGGGGTGGAGATCGTCAGGCGGTACCGGAAGAACGGGGGGAGTTCAGCTGGTGACGACGTGACCTTCTCCGAGTTTCTGCGGTACCTGCTGGACGAGGAGGTGGAGAGGATGAACGAGCACTGGATGCCCATCTACAACCTCTGCCAGCCCTGCGCCGTCAGGTACGACTTCATCGGCTCCTACGAGCGCCTGAACGCCGACGCCGACTACGTCCTCGAGCAAGTCCAGTCGCCCTCCTTCATCCGCTTCCCCGAACGACAGTCGTGGTACAAGCCCGTGACGGCGGAAACGCTCCATTACTACCTGTGCAATACCCAACGCCGGCTGATAAAAGAGCTGTTACAAAAATACATCCTGGATTTCTCCCTCTTTGCCTACCCCCTTCCCAACATAACCAGCGAATTCTGCAGGCAGTGA